TTCGATTGGACAGTCAAGCCTGTTCCCGGCGAGTTCTTGATCTTCCGGGTGCCCGCCGTGACGCCCGAGACGCCGACGCCAACTCCCACACCAACGCGGACGCCAACTCCCACAGCAACGTGCCCCTTTGATATTACTGTACCGATCTCGGTGATCATTTCCACGGGAAGCCAGGTTTGGCAGCTGATCGCGGCGCCGCCGGGTACGACAGGCTTCTCTTCTCCTGGTCCCGCGACTGTTATCGCATCTAACGCTGGCTGGGCCACGTTGCCCGGCACGCAGTGGATCTCGGCAAATACGATGTGCAATCAGACAACCACATTTGACTGCCCGGCTGGGATCTACTCGTACGAACTCTGTTGGGAACAATGCGGCCCGCTCGACTTCTCGCCGCTCCTGCAGATTCTCGCGGACAACACGGCAACTGTCTCCCTTGACAGCAACCCCCTCACGACGCTTCCAACCCCGCCCCCTATCAACTTCACGACCCCGGCGACCATCCAGGGCTTCACCCCGGGTCCGGGGCTGCATACCTTGCGTGTCGACGTGTCCAACAATCCCTTTAGCGGCGGTGGTGGCACCGCGACCGGCATGGACCTCAGTGGAACCCTGAGCGGATACGTGAGGATCGTCCCGTGCCAGGTTACGCCGCCCACGTTCACGGCGACTCCCACACCAACGCCAAGCCGCACGCCAACGTCGACTCCGACACCCACGGCGAGAACAGGGTGCGACCTGGCGATCACAAAGATCCCAGACCTCGATCCGCCTACTCCGGGTTTCCCGTTCGTATTCGAGGTCACGGTCACCAACGTGGGGAACGTGCCATGCCAGCCTACCACCACCGTCACGGACAGTCTCCTCCCGGGCTTCACGGTGACAGGGTTCAACTTCAACACAGCCGATGGCTGGGGTTGTACCGCTCCGCCCGGCATCAGTTGCACCAATTTCACGTTGACGCTGCAGCCAGGCCACAGCAGCGTGGTGTTCGACGTCACGGTTACCGCTACTCCGGGAATTGCAATCCAGAATTGTGCGACGGTGACCAATCAGCACGACGTGAATTCGGCCAACAATACCGCCTGCTACACCGTCGGCATAACAAGCCCTACCCCAACTCCGACCAGCACACCCACTGTAACGCGAACGCCGACGCCAACTCGGACACCCAAGTATCCTCCGGACTGTGTCGGCGACTGCAACACCGACGGCGCGGTGACCGTGGACGATATCCTCACAATGGTGAACATCGCGCTCGGGAATGCGGACGTCTCAAGGTGCATCTCTGGCGACGCCAGCGGCGATGGAATGTTCACCATCGATGAGATCCTGACCGCCGTGAACAACGTGCTCAACGGATGCCCGGCGCAGGTGACGGTCGAGCTCCATGCGGTTCCGGTTCGCGTCTGCGGCAAATCCTTCCAGCGGCTCGAAGTGGCCGCGCCTCCGGGGGTGGTGGTTCATTACGCGAATCGCCCGCTGGGCGAGACGCACTTCACCTTCGCCCTTCCTGAGGCTTTCCAGGCGTCCAGCGATTCCGGGACCGACACGATCCAGGTTCAGTTCCGGATTTCCGCCGCGGCTGCACCCGACAGCGCGCAGATGATCTTGCCCGACATTCCGGCGATCTCGGATGGAGAGCCCTCGCGTGCCGGTCAGCCAGGATATTGCGACCTCGTCGACATGGCGGTACAGCTGTATCCGACGCTCCGCGGCACGGCGCGCTCGTCGCTGGTCGAGTTGACCCTCGGGGATGGCACCAACTCGGTCCGGGCCCTCTTCCCTCTGGTGCAGTCCATGGCCCGGGTGCAATCGGAGCCGGCGCTGACGAACAGTGCTTCGTACCTGATCATCACCCAAGACCTCTACCGGCCGGAAGCCGATCAGCTTGCGGCCTACCGCAACTCCCGCGGCGTGGCCACCCAGGTCATCTCGGTGAGCGAGCTTCCCGGCTACAATGCAAACGCCCCGACTCCTCCGGAGTGCACGACGTCTCCCTACGACAGGGAATGCTACCACTACTGGGGCGACGCGATCGCGAACGTGAGTCCGCTTGCGGTCCCGTCGCTCGTGGGATTCCACCGCGAGACGCACTTTGCAGACCAGTACTCGCGGGTGTCGTACATTCCCGGATTGATCCGCGCCTACATCCGGCGGCTGAAGGCGGATGGGAAGCTCAAGGCGGTGCTCCTGATCGGGGATCCGGAGGCCGTTCCGCCGATTTTTACCCCGAAGACCGATTTTTCCGCGGGCCGGAGCACGGGCTGTTCTTCGTTCAACGGGGTGTCCGAGCAACAAGACGATTATTGCCAAGGGGATTACCGCTTCACGCTCGGCACGGATCTGTATTACGCGATTCCTTCGATCCCGCTCCCGCTCATGCGCAATCAGCTGGCTCAATCGGCAGTGAACATGGCACAGCTGACGCCCTTTATGGTGACGTGCGACGACCACCTAGGCCACCTCGAGATGAAGGAATGGTGTGAGTCCAACGAAAGCCCTTACTGGGGGCCCCCCGGCCGGGGGATGCGGTACTACGGTTGGGTGCCCCACTATCCGTTCACCCGCACTTTTGATGATCCGGTCTCAGCTGGCGTGCCACTTACGGCGCTGACCGCGGCGGACGTGTTGGCGGTTGGCCGAATCGTGACCCAGACCCGGTTCTTCCTGCCTGACAAGGATCCGGCCGTCCAGAATTACGTCGACAAGCTCAAGGCCTGGGAGTTGGTGCAGCACCGCGGGTTATCGCAACGTAGCATCGCGACGTTCGGGGGAGAACAGGGGTGGCTCTGGGCACCCGGAGACGTCCAGGGATTCTTCTCCATGACAGGTATCGTCCCTGACACATCATCGATGATCTACGGTTCGACTGTTTACTTTCCCGCCCTGGCAAACGCCTGCGCGGCGGCGGGGCACCCCTCGCAGTGCACTGTCAACGACCCGCTTACCATCATGGAAACGGAGATGCCGGCCGTGAATCGAACGAGCTGGCTTTTGGACGGACATGGCGGCCACTCTGGGATCCAAGGCCCGTATATTAGCCCGATACCCTCGCCGGCACTGGGTTTCAGGGTCTTCAATTCCTACGGCCTCATCAACGACCGCCTGCACGAATTTGTTGACCCGGAGATCGCACCGACCGTGTCGCTCGCGAAATCCGGGCACTTCATCGGTCACGTGATCGCGAACTCCTGCGACCCGGCGAGCTACTTCGACTACAACTCGTTCAATTGGCTAATTTATACCGGTGCCGGCCCGCCCTTCGATACAGGAACTCAGGGGTACATGGACTCATTAGTGGCACCCGCGAGTTTTGCCGAGAGCCTGATCGGGCTGCACAACGGTGGGGCGATCAACACCTATCTGAACTATTTCGTCGGTTTTGGCGGATCGGACAACTCCTACAATCAGCTCTTCATGGAGCATGCGGACTATTCTCGCGCTCACGGCCTTCCCATCGGCAACGCATACATCAATATGGTTGTAGACGTTATGACGAAGCCGCAATTGCAGGGGTACAACCACCAGGTCCTCAACCGGGTGTTCATGGGCGATCCGCTGGCGGTGATAGGCCCCCAATGAACCGCCCACCTCAACTCTTGCCTCTGTTGGCTGGCGAAGTCCTACAACCCGCTCTTCTTGGTGTGATTATGGAAGCAGTGCGGGGGATAACTGGTCACGCCGCCTATTTTCGTCGCGGTGCGGACCTGGGCATCCCCTGGGGGAGGTGATGATCATGATCGATCGGAACAGAACGTTGGCAAGCACGGCCGCCGCTATCGGCATCCTTTTGCACGTGTCTTCCGGAGTGGGTATGGCGCAATCCGGAAACGAGTATTATGTGAAGCTCACGTGCCAGGCGCTCACGACACTGCCTCTCAACCCGATTGTATTCACGCCAGTGCTCGTGATGTATTTCCCGGCCGACGGGAACGCCCCATTCCCGACGCTGTTTGAGCTGCGCGACCAGCACCCAGAGGCGTTTCATTACATGAATATGGTATGCAACCAGGAGCGTTACGCATACACGATTCCCCCCCCACAGCCAACGCCGTGGCCAGATTGGGGCAATGACCGCAAATACCAGAAGGTCGAGATCGCTGAGGCCATCATTCCGAGTTCGCAACTGAACCGTCAGTATGGGGAGCCGTGCACAACCAACCTTTCGTGCCAATATGGGTGTGACCTGAACACCCATTCCTGTTATGGAGCCCCATGCGGGCCATTCTCCTGCCTCTAGGGTGGCGTTGATGCGCTTGGGCACGAACAAGCGGGCGCGTTCGGCATCCGAGGCGGCGGTGCGATGCCTGCCGCTCAAGCCGACGGCGGCAGCCAGTTGATTGCTGAGAACCTCAATGTCTGCGAAAAACCATGGGCATTGAGTTTGGCATTACCGCCGTTCTTGCCAGCCCACTCGGGTGGCATCCTATCGAGCCAGGTAGCGCAGCCGCTATGAGGCTTGCAACTTCACGCCCTCGGCCAGAATGCGCGAGTCCTGTGGGTTGTGCCGAGGCGGGGAGGCACTGCTACGGTACCACGACTCACAACTGATCGTCCGGCGCGAGAACCCCGCCTAGCATTGCGGCGTCTGGCACGCCTCCCGTACCTCTCATTCAGAAACGACAACGACAACAGGTGTCGCTGTCTTGAGGAGCCAAACGCAACGCGGTCGTGGCGGCGCCCCAGCGACAAAGGAGTTCATGTAATGGGAAGAAAACTGTACGTCGGCAATCTCGGCTTCGACGTCAACAACAAGGATATCGAGGATCTGTTCGCGCAAGCCGGGGCCTGCGAGTCGGTCGCGGTCATCACCGATCGCGAGACCGGACAGTCGCGTGGCTTTGGCTTCGTTGAGATGGGTTCGAACGGCGAGGCCCAAAAAGCCATCCAACAGTTCGACGGCCAGGCGTTCAAAGGCCGCGCTCTCAAGGTGAACGAGGCCAAGGAGCGCGAGAACAACGGCGGAGGCGGCGGCAGAGGTCGCTACTAACCGCACACGGTTCGCGCCCGCCCGCATGCGGCGGGCGCGAACATTCTCACCATGGCGAAGCCGTCTTCACGGCTTGCAGGAGAAAACATGCCATTCAGCCACGGCCATTTGCGCGCTGCCAAGCCGGCGCCACCTCGCCCCAAGAAGGCCCCAGTCTTCTGCGTCGGTTGGCACGCCTTCGTAAACTGGCCCCAGCCTGCCGGCAAAACGCCGCGTCCGGTACCAATGACGGATGGGGACGGAAATCCGGTGGCCAACGATCTGGCCGACGGCCAAGAGGTAGAGATCGTTTCTTGGCGGCCCCGAGCACGGGAAGGCGTCGCCTATCAGGTTCGCAGGAGCACCGACGGGAGCGAATGGTGGATTGCCTTCTCGCACCTCCGCCGCCTCCGCGAGGCGCCGCCGCTGGGTGGTGAGGCTGCTGGCGTAGCGCAAGGCTGACCTCGGGCTTTCCTGGCTGCTCGACGTGGAGGGCCGGCCGCTGTTGCGGTTCAAGAACGACTTCTGGCTGCAAGAGACCCTCGAGCGCCACGCGCATCTGCGCTTCATCGCCGCGGTGCAGCCGGGCCGCAGCGAGCGCGCCGCCGCGTGAGCGGCCGTCGTTGCCGGAAGGCGAGATGACGTTTCCAGTAGATCGCGGCGCGGCGCGCATGTAGCAGGCGTAGCCGTCGCATGCGCGATCAGGTTCTGCTGCTGAGCTTGGCCGCAATCTTCGTGAACTGCTCCAACGCGGTCTCCAGATCGTCGGCGAGTTCCTGGGCGAGAATCTCGGGGGCGGGAAGCGAATCCGTGT
Above is a genomic segment from Candidatus Binatia bacterium containing:
- a CDS encoding C25 family cysteine peptidase — protein: MCNQTTTFDCPAGIYSYELCWEQCGPLDFSPLLQILADNTATVSLDSNPLTTLPTPPPINFTTPATIQGFTPGPGLHTLRVDVSNNPFSGGGGTATGMDLSGTLSGYVRIVPCQVTPPTFTATPTPTPSRTPTSTPTPTARTGCDLAITKIPDLDPPTPGFPFVFEVTVTNVGNVPCQPTTTVTDSLLPGFTVTGFNFNTADGWGCTAPPGISCTNFTLTLQPGHSSVVFDVTVTATPGIAIQNCATVTNQHDVNSANNTACYTVGITSPTPTPTSTPTVTRTPTPTRTPKYPPDCVGDCNTDGAVTVDDILTMVNIALGNADVSRCISGDASGDGMFTIDEILTAVNNVLNGCPAQVTVELHAVPVRVCGKSFQRLEVAAPPGVVVHYANRPLGETHFTFALPEAFQASSDSGTDTIQVQFRISAAAAPDSAQMILPDIPAISDGEPSRAGQPGYCDLVDMAVQLYPTLRGTARSSLVELTLGDGTNSVRALFPLVQSMARVQSEPALTNSASYLIITQDLYRPEADQLAAYRNSRGVATQVISVSELPGYNANAPTPPECTTSPYDRECYHYWGDAIANVSPLAVPSLVGFHRETHFADQYSRVSYIPGLIRAYIRRLKADGKLKAVLLIGDPEAVPPIFTPKTDFSAGRSTGCSSFNGVSEQQDDYCQGDYRFTLGTDLYYAIPSIPLPLMRNQLAQSAVNMAQLTPFMVTCDDHLGHLEMKEWCESNESPYWGPPGRGMRYYGWVPHYPFTRTFDDPVSAGVPLTALTAADVLAVGRIVTQTRFFLPDKDPAVQNYVDKLKAWELVQHRGLSQRSIATFGGEQGWLWAPGDVQGFFSMTGIVPDTSSMIYGSTVYFPALANACAAAGHPSQCTVNDPLTIMETEMPAVNRTSWLLDGHGGHSGIQGPYISPIPSPALGFRVFNSYGLINDRLHEFVDPEIAPTVSLAKSGHFIGHVIANSCDPASYFDYNSFNWLIYTGAGPPFDTGTQGYMDSLVAPASFAESLIGLHNGGAINTYLNYFVGFGGSDNSYNQLFMEHADYSRAHGLPIGNAYINMVVDVMTKPQLQGYNHQVLNRVFMGDPLAVIGPQ
- a CDS encoding RNA-binding protein, whose product is MGRKLYVGNLGFDVNNKDIEDLFAQAGACESVAVITDRETGQSRGFGFVEMGSNGEAQKAIQQFDGQAFKGRALKVNEAKERENNGGGGGRGRY